GCTGGATGATAGATGTGTGTACATTCAGTTAATTTCCATGACCCACATGAATGATAAAAGTCTAGGGATTTGTGGTTAGAGTGACAAGTCCCTAAGGTATAGACCTAACCTTTCCCCTAGTAGTCTAACAGACCACCACGACATACAAACCGCCTCTAGAGTAACCTTAGGCTGCATGTGTGTGATTGGTGTCATAGCTTCGTGGGGGACCAGTGGGTTCTTGATCAGAATCCCACTGCTCTTAGCCGTTTTAACATGAAAAACATGTGCCCATGTGATATAGACCATTTAGCGGGATGGGTTAAGAGGGGCAGCTCTCCCCGACCAGGGAGATTATCATGGGCCTAGGGAGTTGCAGCTCACTTCCTAGGTAAGATACTAGATAGTCTCAGAGCCATGCCGAGGTAGCTACTCGTAGGGCACCAATCATTACATAGATCAGCATAAGGGAACTCTTAGGGTTTGAAATGAAAGGACAATGAACCAAAGAAGCCCCAAGGAGCTAAAATGAAAACTAGATGTCCTAGAGTTAAAGTAAAGTTCGTGGGAGTTCGTTAAGATTAGGATGCGAttagagcctacaagtaggtggcttactgagtactCATTCTtgctatatttttcttttccaggtACGTGAGGCGTAGGGTCAAGAGAGGGCGTGTCGAAAGATGTGGCTTGTCCTAGGGCGTCAGTCCAGTTTTACCAATTAGTACACTTTGTCcttcatgttttctttctttgtctaaAACTAGTCACCCATGTTCTCTTTGTATTGAAACGCTCTTCttaagaaataaatgattgatttttgaaatcatattttcctttgaatttcttgcaTACACACTACACGTCATAGTCTTAATAAGTCACGACTTGAGGTTAAACTTTTAGGTCGTGACATGTAAGAACTATTCTAGCATTAGCAACAGAATTGTAGTGACCTATTTATCAACATAACGTCAAGTTAGTATTCCTTAATGGAGATTTACAAGCACAAATCTATGTACCATAACCAGATAAATTCATGAGAAAAAGTAAAGAATCAAAGATATACAAGCTAAGAAGCTATTGTATGGACTACGGTAGGTCCCTTGAGCTTAGTATAACAAGATTGATGgatattttcaagaaaaaaacgaaaaatcaaaatgagaCTAGTTTATAGGCGAAGAAGGAAAGTATAAGTGATACTATCCTTATgtctttatgttgatgatagGCTCTTCTAACTCTATTGGAGATAAACTTAAGccttaaatgataatgaatttGAGGTGCCACTTATTGGTTTGTTGCACTATATTTATTTGGTCTCTGGACATATCAAGTTGAAGCATGGGAAGGGAAAGCTCTCAATGATAAACTAAAAGTCACTCCCATGGTAACTTGGTTGAGTAAAATAGTAACAAAGCCTTTGCAGGGATAGAAATGAGATGATTAGTTATAAGATAATATTGATCTTTTATTTGAATAGCTTAATTCGATTGGATAACCATAaactataaactaaaaattagtTGAAAGGACGGGAATAAGCTTAAGGGGTGATGTCTTAGTAACCGTAAGACCAGCATCCTCATCCATATCtacatcttcttcctttattCCATCAGGCAGTTTCCAATCAAAGCATAGCAATAAGTTAGCTAGTGCCAACTCCACTGTAAGGGTAGCCATGTTCATCCCAGGACATATTCTTCGGCCGCCTCCGAAGGGTATAAACTCGAAGTTTTGTCCTTTGTAATCGATATTGCTTCCCATAAACCTCTCAGGAAAGAACTCTTCTAGGTCAGTCCAAGATTGTGGGTCTCGTCCAATGGCCCACACATTAATGTGAGATGAGCCTTGGGGTCGATATGGTAACCGTTGAGATTAAAAGGGGAGATGGTTTCTCTTGGAAGTAGAAGAGGGGCTGGTGGATGCAATCTCATAACCTCTTTCACTACCATTTTTAGATACTCTAGATTCTCCAGGTCCATCTCTTTCACTGAATCTTCTTTTATGCAACTTCTAATCTCGTGTTGGAGTTTTTTCATCACTCTTGGGTTTCTAACCAACTCTACCATGGCACAAACAATAGTGCTTGCTCCTATTTCTACTCCCGCTAGAAAAATATCCTAGAAAACCATAcatccaaagaagaagaaaataaaacattatgaTAAAGAAGTGACTTCATGGTTATATCATTATTGATTTATGGGTCAACTATATTTTCGAAAGAAGTTTAGGTAGAGATGTCCATAGGACAAGACGTTCTTGGTCCAGTTCCTACTTCATATTTCAATCATTGTCTGGATGAAATTCTTCCTTTATTTTAGgtgaaattaaatttctcaattttaaaaagggTTAATTTCTATCTTTTCCATATAAGATCTATTAAAAAAGATgaaacattttaataaatcaaatgacatataaagtgGGCAGGAATAGGGATGGAGATAATCGGTGCCCTTAGCCttgtataaacaaaatatCCAATGAACAATCTCTAATTTTAGGTTACCATGATGAGTGATTTAACGCAATCTTGGGTGACTTTTAGCACATCAGATTCAGAGCTTTCCCTCTCCATTTTCAACAAAACATCAACAatgttttcttccttcttagAACTCTCCTTGAACTTGATGCGATTGTCGACTACATGTTGAAAAAATGCATCCATCTCACCAAAGCTCTTCTCCAGCCTCCCATGAACACCATTCAACCGATCAATAATCCAACCCAAAGTAGGAAAGAAGTCGGTCATCGAGAAGCTTCCAATTGCTTCAACTGCTCTCCTCATAACATGTTGGAAGTGTTCATCATCTAATTTTGCCCCGCTGAAGATGCTGCCGAAAGCAACTCTTGTTGTTATATTTGCAGTGAGAGAATAGGATTTCTGACTCAGATCGATTGGagctgaagaagatgaggattGAGATATGGAGTTTACAAGCCGACCCACTTCCTCTTCTCTAATTTCCCGAAAAGATTCCACCTGCCGAGGATTGAAGAGCTGAAGCATACAAAGCTTCCGAAGTTCCCTCCAACGTTCACCGTAGGGGGAGAGATTTAGGTCCAAGAAGTTGTATGAAAATCTTCCACTACCCGTTAAGCGAGGGCGGCTGCAAGAAGCAAGATCATGGAGCTTGAACAACTCTCTTGCAGCAGCGGCAGAGGAGATTACGATGGTTGGGACAGAGCCCAGTTGGAGAAGCATGACGGGGCCATATCTTTTTGAAAGCTTAGAGAGAGAGCGATGAGGGAGGGAGCCAATGAGGTGCAAATGACCCAACAAAGGAAGCTTTGGAGGGGTTGGAGGAAGAAGGTTGTTGTTGGGGTTTGCCTGTTTTCTTATGATTTTAAGAAGCAACagagaagaacagaggaaaAGCAGAGGAAGCCAGATGAAGAGATTATTAGGCATCATTCTATCAACGCTAAGCATTTCCAAGCTCTACTCTGAAAGATGGAGAAAGAGCTGAATGTGGAAGAACACCAAGAGGGTAAGGTTTATAAAGAGTTCAATTGCAAGttccataaattttcaaataaatttacaaattttgtgTATTTACAAAAGTGTTCATCAACattcatataattttgagACCTCGCATCCTTAAAAGAATGGTTGGTGTTTATAGATTTTAgaataatgttaaattatcGGCTTACGccaatttgtttatttgatttaaaccTTTCTAGAGGTAATTTTacattaaactttcaattttacgTATAATagatctttgaatttttttattatgtatcTGATAAGTTCGTGatcattttgatattttttaaaatacatcaaTCTACCCaacataatttaatgttttggtTACctatattattcaaatttatatttaataacatttgaaaattttaaataagttaaaaaggaagttacaaaattgaaaatattcaaaaacctatataacataaaattcCTATTAAAAACCTGTGaaagtttataaatgaaataaacaaacTTCCGCCACAAAAATTGTGTAATGGCTAATATTTGTGTGTAGGGTGATTGAACTATTTTCCACCACATTGTCTGCAATAATTTGTCTTTTTCAATATCTTAGGTAGTTTTATTGATATAGACGTTTCATATATAAAGTAGCCACACTATGTTGTTGATGGAACTTTCTTGGGGCCCGAGTGGTAAAGCCATGACTTGTACCGAAAAAGCGAGATAAGATAAGGCGGTGGAGGTTGGTTAGCCACTAAATTCACTATTGTAGTTTGTATGGttacttcttcttttttcgatacctcaaattcataaaattttgcaTCCTCCCcaataaaattgtttattttcaagcgttgtgatttaaaattttttagattttaggttTACAACAATCTCTAATAAACACTTTCAacgtgaagaaaaaaaaactaaaaagtggctcacaaaaaaaattattcaaaaaggTTCAATCTCTACTAAATAaacaaagtgaaaaataacattaaatgatatgaaccaagaccaaataatttttatattggAAGGGTCAATTGTAAGCACGAGAGCCAGGAAGTTACAACAAATTTTAGTTACTTTATTTAAGATAGGGTAGGCTCgtgaaaaagaaattctagaagatgtTGGAGTCTTTATCTACACGTTGTgtaaaatatttgagtttcAAGATAGAATactaaatacattttaatttgcatttaatgaactcatAGTTAGTCAAAGGATCATTATTAGATAACGTATTTATTTGTTGCATTATTTTCAttgtaatttcaatatttgtttgttattgAAGCTAGTTTTGATGCGGAAGTTAAGATTATATGGTAACATACATAGGTGGATCTTCCATCATTAACTAATCATTTTAGTATGGGAGTTAGGTATGTATTTAAGTCAcatatgtaacgacccgaaattttctactcctaaacattgaatgcagaacacttcatttaaatttcataaaacatatcatttatcttaaaacacagctctggacttacgtgtttcaaaaacatctttaaaacgacacaacaaaagactaaataaaataaataagcatttaagttaaaaacatcctattctagcctaagtctaagaaaataaataccactatcctatgcatgtgtcatggtctcgagttgcgatgccgtcgtcagccgtacagggatcccttgccttaacctgaaaaatgtagtagcacatggcttgagtatttaaaaaatactaagtgaccccactattagAGTTAAATGTAAGAACATGcaaatgcaatgacgggacctatcttttcaatctattttcctacggtgctgtcctaacgggtaagtTGAACGTGTACCATAtgctctacacacagcccatacgtgcgagtatgggctcaccagtcagttcgcacaccgctgggccactttccttgtcaGGCGAGCATATtctgggagctccttaggccgaACACCCGTTTGAACTACTAACTGTCACAacagcgctatgcaaaacataacgatcgttatcctgccattggatgtatgcatccgtaccctcgtgatggaagaGGGGTATCTCCCCAAATACacgagcacacataatgcatgaggtccccaatatttctacttttatcattaatgaatataccctgctatcatctttcatgcttaacatgtaatttctcattttttcaatctacgtatcatacataatcctaacggggttacaattcatttcatttatcgtgatatcatgtcattcataacatgttgtatacatacaatttagaaaacatagcataacgctccatgcttttaatatgtcatttcataacatgcaattcatacaacaattactTCAATagtcacacaaaacaatctaaacataacacatcacatcacaatatatcatatcataaacatgtcatatcgtaaacacttcgtgatcatatcgtttcctaacttatcatagtcttaacgttcttatacctatcacagtcatatcgttacgtgaacgtaccttagtcatatcatcacaggagcgtatcctaacgctatcgttctatcaatctatcacaaacctatccctttctacccatatcctaactatattctttcatcaatctctcctatcaaCAGCTcaccggtatgtaacctaaccttaacgtttcatgaacgtatcttNTtctgggagctccttaggccgaACACCCGTTTGAACTACTAACTGTCACAacagcgctatgcaaaacataacgatcgttatcctgccattggatgtatgcatccgtaccctcgtgatggaagaGGGGTATCTCCCCAAATACacgagcacacataatgcatgaggtccccaatatttctacttttatcattaatgaatataccctgctatcatctttcatgcttaacatgtaatttctcattttttcaatctacgtatcatacataatcctaacggggttacaattcatttcatttatcgtgatatcatgtcattcataacatgttgtatacatacaatttagaaaacatagcataacgctccatgcttttaatatgtcatttcataacatgcaattcatacaacaattactTCAATagtcacacaaaacaatctaaacataacacatcacatcacaatatatcatatcataaacatgtcatatcgtaaacacttcgtgatcatatcgtttcctaacttatcatagtcttaacgttcttatacctatcacagtcatatcgttacgtgaacgtaccttagtcatatcatcacaggagcgtatcctaacgctatcgttctatcaatctatcacaaacctatccctttctacccatatcctaactatattctttcatcaatctctcctatcaaCAGCTcaccggtatgtaacctaaccttaacgtttcatgaacgtatcttactcatatcgttacattttgttttgtgcatccttctcgtatcctatctcaaacatatccttgaacacatcgtaccacaattattatcatacaattcacatattataacataacataaatataatataagcataccgattcacagataattcacacatatcagtatatatgacacgtgcagaaccacaggcacgtgtcaacatcaaatataactatgccaatagtaaggtcacttacctggttagctcaagttgttgtcacgaatatatccttaataaagttcgattctgttctttgaaatccaagtcagtttcaagtttgaactctataaaattatttatctaatttacATGGGTCCACcactaaaaatcttgaaatgttatatatctgtaattataattttattaaaaatcttattttccatggttaaaaaaaaataatagagttatttcaagttattgtGTCATTTACTACTCtctgtatttacttttctCTCTACATTTATACATTTAGtgtgtggtttttaattcctgaatcttttttcttatacGTGTTTACTttgccttttaattttgttctaatCTGTTCCAAATTTCTAGTGGATCCCTGTTTCCAACTTTTTCCTTATCTCAGTATTTCTTGTTCACAAATTTTGTTggtcattctatttttaatctattcatttggtactgatataaatttaatctaatattataaTCTGACGTGATTTActcttataaattattgacatttagtttctaactcaaacctaaaccattgtaataatttaatgaagatCTAAAATCTATCTTCACGTAAATCTCCTGTGAATCTCAACTTGgtaaaggtcattctcatCTTTACCTCAAGTAAATTAGactattgttgtttttctatttctttttgcaGTAACTATTACTCTGTGGCGTAAAGATGGGTTAGATTGAAGAGAGATAATAGTGGGAAGCAACTAGAGGAGTGGGGAAAAATTGTTTCtagttctttttatttatttatttataactatttttttataattatttttatttctttatttctttatttattattattatttatttatttatttatttggatatTAGTTAGAGTTGTAAAAAGCTATGTAAGCTATGgtagacattttttaaatgaaaaaaaaatagattttttattttaagtttatttccaaACAATTGTGTTTAAACTTGGGGCCAGAATATTGAAATGGTattgattaaatattaatatttgggTGAGTATTCAAATGGTattgattaaatatttggGGTCGAATTACAAGTTtacaaaagattttttttttttttttttccttcattttaaCCATCATGATAACCcattctaaacttttaatggAATTGATTCCATGACATAAGGTCTATTTATAGCACATTTTGATCCAAAGTCTAAAGCTACCACTAATACAATTTGTCAACAAATTTCCACTAAGTTTGGTTCTTCTAATCCTTAAAGATGATATTAGTTTTATACTCAAGTTGAATTAAGGAGGCGTAAAAGAGCTGAATTCTATAAGATTTTGGTCTTAGTTTCCATGTTTTTAATGTTCAAGAAACACCAATTTCTTTCTAAGAATATCATCGAAATTATGTCTCAACAACATAGATTAATGGGAAAATTTGTAGATTCGCAGAAGTTTGGTTCCAACAAAAACCATAACTTTTTATATGGCCTTCCATGAATGCAAAAACTCACAAATACACTTaagttgaaatgaaaatgaaggatACTCCAACCATGTTGTTTAGAGTTAATCAATTTGTGTCCTCTTTGACAACATTAACCACCACAAATTCTTCACCATTTCTAGTCATTTGTTGCTCACAAGGTGTTATCTTATCACACTCTGAATCAACTGAAGTTTGATCTTTGCTTTTTCCCCACAAAACCAAGTACAAGCCACTGATAATGGCCACAGCTCCAAGAATCCTGCAAGAGAGTTTAAAGGGTTTAGCTTGAGCTGGTTGGAACATGAAGGCTGTttgaaacatgttttgttcttaccTGCCCAAGAACATTATCTCAGCCAAGATGAAGGAGCTCATGATTGCAACAAGAATCATGCTCAAAGGACTGAATGCTGTCACAAAAACAGGCCCTTTTGTTTGCATCACTACTCCTTGAATATAGTAAGTTACCCCTGTACATATTACTCCCTACCAACCAAACATTACTGCTATTAGGAATGGGAAAAAGGGACCAAATTCAGCTGAAACATGAATACTTACAGAATAAACAACAGCCAGAAGCTGACTGTCTAAGTGCAAAACCCAAGCACCAAGGTTCCCGCTCTCCATGATCAAAGCCACCCCTGACCCTCCAATGGTGCCCACCAAGCATATCAATGCAGTAAGCGACAACTCCACCGGGTATTCTTTCAATGTAATCGCCTAACGCCATTGACATCAAGTGTTAGGATaacacaacaacacacactcaatttaaatgaacacaaagatcaggagagaaaaaaatgcaaaGAGAAAAATTGGCTAAAAGTTTTGTATTGATTACTTCACATATGTTGAGAATTATtattggacaatatcataccattgtggagatccgtgattcctaacaaggTATGTGCACcaagagaatacagagaaatAATGATGAAAGTACATCTTCGAAACACTGTCCAAggtgtatatatatggtttcagtTTATAACAAGTATAACTATCTactataaaaaatatctacCCTATATATCTCTATCCGCTCTTTGGTTTCAGTTTATAACAGGTATAACTATATACTATATACAATATCTATCCTATATATCTCTATCCACTTTTTACTATAAATGGTTATTTATTGTATATGACAATTTTCATATGTATTTTTACTATCTATCACCCGCAAGCTATAAATAGGTAGCAGGCTCCATATCATCGAGTTGAGCGGGTAGAATATTTACCTGAAGAGTGATGAAAGCTGACCAACAAATGCAGCCAGTTGCTATCATGAGTGAGCCCTTGAGTGGGCTTTGGTGATTAGCAGAACCACCTGAAGAAGCTGAGGGCTGGTTGGCATTTGTCCATGGCAGATTCAACATTGGCCCTCTTATGAAGGTCATAATCATGGCACCTCCAACTGTCACTATGGTTCCTATGATCTTTGCTTGGCTTCCccttttcaaaatattcacTTTCTCAAGCCTGCCATACAAATATTCATACAATGTTGGGTCACCAAACCAAAATTGCTTAAAACATTTCATGCACAACACTTGAATCACCTGCAAGCCCAAGCCATGAGGAAAGAGAAAGCTGGTAGAATATTGCACATGGCTGCTGTAAACGTTGCTGTTGTGAGCTTCATACCCGTAAAGTATAAGTTCTGATCGATCACCGGCCTACCATTCACAAACCCATTTAACAACGtcaataaaagattaaatttatcgtaACTTATTAACTTAAAAAGCATTCTTATTGTCAACTAATATTTCATCTCTTGTTAGTAGTTCTTACTCCAATAAACCCAACAACACAATCTTCCATAGTATCGAAAAAGTCATCTTCGTCCTCGCCTTCCTGCACgcaaaactaaaaaatgaactttCTATAACGAGgaacagagagaaaaataattattgaatattatcATCATTCATAACCGTACAATCATCAAATAAATGGAGAGAACcgtaaatgaaaaaaaatctaataaatagatacaagatatttgcctataataaaatagtgGTAACAGAAGTTGCATAGTCAAATATAGTATTTATGTTAAACTATAATTGAAGACTAAATATCTTTTCGAACCTGTCAAAGATAAGGGCAAAAGGAGCAATGACAAGAGTAGCAACGGCATGACGATAAACGACGAAAACATGTGGGCTCATCCCTTTGTCCAAGGCAGACTTAGCAAGAATCGTCATTCCAGCATAACCAAACTGCACAAAAACGACCACCAAATAAGGCTTAGCCAATCCAAAAAGCCTGTCAAAACCCTCCATTTCAAAACccttttctccttctcttcttGTGTTCTTCAGCTCTATGTAGTTGAACTCATATGAAAAGCTCAAGTAAATGTGGTTTTTATAGAAGTGTTTTCCATGGCGGAATAAGCAAACTCTAGGGTCTCCACTAAGCTCAAACACACAAACAGGAGAAAGCAAATTGGTTGAtggatcataaaaaaattcatacaCAATTACAAGACAATATGGTTTTCACATGTGTAAAGTTAAGTATTAGTGCCACCAATTTGAAGTGCTGTCCTTcacaaatacaaaacaaaaccatacACCTCATcgattatattttaatatcacGATTTAAATCAACGACttcaaaaattttcataacaactttaaattaatcatgttaaatttccaaaaaacATGCTAAAATATATTGGTTTTTGGATATAGTTGAGGCTACTAAGTGTAGACTTACTCGACAATCTTGTATCCTTATGCACGAAGATATTCGGTTCCGTAATTGTGGTTGGACactattatgaaatttttaccATATTCTCCATATGCCCTCTTGTCTCTTTGTTCTCTTAGTTCGGGTTATGGTTATATTCGTTTCATATTATGCATTTTACAAAAATGTCCTTCGAATTCCAAATTCTTGAATCGAACGATTattctcatttaattttttttttatacatgaAAAATCACATATTTCTAGAAAATAGATTAGGAGTGTTTATGGTACAAAAACCATGGTATTATTGTgattataattgaaaaaatccaaaattttgagtaaATTAAGGAAGAATTAAAAGATtgcaaatttatttattaggttTAGGCATAACAAAACTTAGACCGTCTTTTCGCACTTAGGTGCATAGCGCGTCATTGGTAATGATTCGACTACAGTGCCACAAATTCGCAAACTAGTCCTAAGTAATCATTCTTGTTCATTGAATTCCGGAAGAACTACTTCGTTAGGATTGGGAAATTGCTCCGATTCGTTCTTAATAGCGTGGATTACACATTTTGGTGTCCCTTTGTGGCCTTTTAAATcccaaatttttttacttttttttttttttttccatttttaataataaagaaaacatgAGTTTGACAATTACAATACTGACCTTTTTCCAAGCATTATAGacacaataattaaatatttgaaactcTTTACTTTATTTGACAGAGTCGATTCTCCACGTAAACGCAATATTTTAAACCTTTTCAAAAGTTGGAAACAATCGTTTGATTATTTAGTCTTAACAAATTTCCCATTATACCTTTCTTTCAcctgaattattattattttttaattccattttatA
This genomic window from Cucurbita pepo subsp. pepo cultivar mu-cu-16 chromosome LG01, ASM280686v2, whole genome shotgun sequence contains:
- the LOC111778020 gene encoding cytochrome P450 71B37-like isoform X2; the encoded protein is MLSVDRMMPNNLFIWLPLLFLCSSLLLLKIIRKQANPNNNLLPPTPPKLPLLGHLHLIGSLPHRSLSKLSKRYGPVMLLQLGSVPTIVISSAAAARELFKLHDLASCSRPRLTGSGRFSYNFLDLNLSPYGERWRELRKLCMLQLFNPRQVESFREIREEEVGRLVNSISQSSSSSAPIDLSQKSYSLTANITTRVAFGSIFSGAKLDDEHFQHVMRRAVEAIGSFSMTDFFPTLGWIIDRLNGVHGRLEKSFGEMDAFFQHVVDNRIKFKESSKKEENIVDVLLKMERESSESDVLKVTQDCVKSLIMDIFLAGVETGASNIVWVLIELVRNPRVMKKLQDEIRSCIKENSVKEIDLKKLEYLKMVVKEVLRLHPPAPLLLPRETICPFKLNGYDINPKAHLYINVWAIGQDPQSWTDPEEFFPERFIESNIDYKGQNFELIPFGSGRRICPGMNMAMLTVELAVANLLLCFDWKLPDGIKEEDVDVDEDVGVTVTKKSPLKLIPVLSTNF
- the LOC111804341 gene encoding WAT1-related protein At2g39510-like, producing the protein MEGFDRLFGLAKPYLVVVFVQFGYAGMTILAKSALDKGMSPHVFVVYRHAVATLVIAPFALIFDRKARTKMTFSILWKIVLLGLLEPVIDQNLYFTGMKLTTATFTAAMCNILPAFSFLMAWACRLEKVNILKRGSQAKIIGTIVTVGGAMIMTFIRGPMLNLPWTNANQPSASSGGSANHQSPLKGSLMIATGCICWSAFITLQAITLKEYPVELSLTALICLVGTIGGSGVALIMESGNLGAWVLHLDSQLLAVVYSGVICTGVTYYIQGVVMQTKGPVFVTAFSPLSMILVAIMSSFILAEIMFLGRILGAVAIISGLYLVLWGKSKDQTSVDSECDKITPCEQQMTRNGEEFVVVNVVKEDTN